A genome region from Cucumis sativus cultivar 9930 chromosome 4, Cucumber_9930_V3, whole genome shotgun sequence includes the following:
- the LOC101218223 gene encoding acetyltransferase At1g77540 isoform X1, producing the protein MASTNPAAGSGTDAPKIIWNQAQRRFETEDKKAYLQYLIKNGGKVMDMIHTFVPSSKRGLGLASHLCLAAFNHADAHSLSVIPSCSYISDTFLPRNPTWNYLLYSEEKKSNLV; encoded by the exons ATGGCGAGTACAAACCCTGCAGCAGGTTCTGGAACCGACGCCCCAAAAATTATATGGAATCAAGCTCAACGGAGGTTCGAAACAGAGGACAAGAAGGCATATCTTCAGTACCTGATAAAAAATGGTGGTAAAGTTATGGATATGATTCACACTTTCGTTCCTTCTTCCAAAAGGGGTTTGGGATTGGCTTCCCATCTCTGCCTCGCCGCTTTCAATCACGCTGACGCTCATTCCTTATCCGTCATTCCCTCCTGTTCTTACATTTCC GACACTTTTCTCCCCAGGAATCCAACTTGGAACTATCTTCTGTACtctgaagaaaagaaatcaaacct GGTTTGA
- the LOC101218223 gene encoding acetyltransferase At1g77540 isoform X2: MASTNPAAGSGTDAPKIIWNQAQRRFETEDKKAYLQYLIKNGGKVMDMIHTFVPSSKRGLGLASHLCLAAFNHADAHSLSVIPSCSYISDTFLPRNPTWNYLLYSEEKKSNL, encoded by the exons ATGGCGAGTACAAACCCTGCAGCAGGTTCTGGAACCGACGCCCCAAAAATTATATGGAATCAAGCTCAACGGAGGTTCGAAACAGAGGACAAGAAGGCATATCTTCAGTACCTGATAAAAAATGGTGGTAAAGTTATGGATATGATTCACACTTTCGTTCCTTCTTCCAAAAGGGGTTTGGGATTGGCTTCCCATCTCTGCCTCGCCGCTTTCAATCACGCTGACGCTCATTCCTTATCCGTCATTCCCTCCTGTTCTTACATTTCC GACACTTTTCTCCCCAGGAATCCAACTTGGAACTATCTTCTGTACtctgaagaaaagaaatcaaacctGTAA